The DNA segment AATTGCCCACGGTTGCCCAATTGGAGGAATTTGAAGCGCATATCAGAAAATACACCTTGGTTAACGAGGAGATGAAAAGCATCATTGACGGCTTCCCCACGACGGCCCACCCAATGGGGGTATTGTCGGCCTTGACCAGTGCGTTGATTGCTTTCAATCCAAAAGCGGTTAATCCAGAGCATGAAGACGAATTGTATGAAGCGGTTTGTAAATTGATGGGTAAATTCCTTGTCATTGCATCCTGGACCTACAGAAAAAGTTTGGGTTATCCTTTGAATTATTACGACAATACCATAGGATATGTCGAGAATTTCATGCAATTGATGTTTAAATTGCCGACAGAGCCTTATAAAGCCAATCCAGTGATTGTGGAAGCTTTGGATAAATTGTTTATCCTGCATGCCGATCACGAGCAAAACTGTTCCACTTCGACAGTGAGAATGGTAGGTTCGTCACATGCCGGGTTGTTTGCCTCGGTTTCGGCAGGAATTTCGGCCCTTTGGGGACCATTGCATGGAGGAGCCAACCAGGCTGTTCTTGAAATGCTGGAAGAAATCCAAAACAATGGTGGAGATGCCGACAAGTATATAGCCAAAGCCAAAGACAAAAACGATCCTTTTCGATTGATGGGTTTTGGTCACCGTGTCTATAAAAATTTCGATCCAAGAGCCAGAATCATCAAAAAAGCGGCCGACGAAGTGTTGAATACCTTGGGTGTGGACGATCCTATTTTGGCCATTGCCAAAAAACTGGAAAAAGCAGCACTGGAAGACGAGTATTTCGTGTCCAGAAAATTGTATCCCAACGTAGATTTCTATTCTGGAATCATCTACAGGGCATTGGGGATTCCGACCGACATGTTTACCGTAATGTTTGCCATAGGCCGATTGCCGGGTTGGATAGCACAATGGAAAGAAATGAGGCTGAACAAAGAGCCAATAGGAAGACCAAGACAGGTTTATACCGGTTCTCCTTTGAGAGCGTTCAAGGAATTTGACAAGCGATAAATTTCAATAGAAAAAAGCCCCGCCATTTGCGGGGCTTTTTTTATCTTTGGCACAATAGCGTCGCAAACTGACGAAGTAAAAGCCCATATTGAAAATGCTGGAATTAAACATCAATAACGAAACCTCCCGGCTGCGTGCCGTTGTTCTGGGGTCTGCGAGCAGTAATGGCCCCACCCCAAAGAGGGAGGAAGCCTATGACCCCAAATCATTGGAGCATATCTTGGCGGGCACCTATCCCAAAGAGGCGGACATGGTATTGGAAATGGAAGCCTTCCATCGGGTTTTGTGCCACTATGGCGTGAGCGTTTTTCGTCCGGAACCAATAGAAAATTACAACCAGATATTTGTGAGGGACATTGGTTTCGTGATTGGCGATGTTTTCGTTAAATCGAATATTTTGCCGGACAGGGAACGTGAATTGGATGCCATTCAATACATCATTGACCAAATTGACCCCAAAAAAGTGGTTCGTCCTCCCGAAGCGGTACATATTGAAGGCGGTGACGTGATGCTGTGGAAGGATTATATTTTTATAGGCACCTATAAGGGGAGTGATTACAAGGATTATATCACCGCCAGGACAAACCAGGAAGGGGTGCGCTACATCAAGGAATTGTTTCCCGATAAAAAAGTCAAGGAGTTTGATTTGATAAAATCAAAAATTGATGCCCGGGACAATGCCCTGCATCTGGATTGTTGTTTTCAACCCGTTGGCGAAAATAAAGCAATAATTTACAAAAGAGGCTTTCGTGAAGAAGCCGATTACCTCTTTCTCGTGCATCTTTTTGGGGCAGAAAACCTGTTTCATATCACCAGAAAAGAAATGTATGACATGAATTCCAATGTTTTTTCCATCGCTACCGATGTGGTTGTTTCCGAGAGAAAGTTTAAGCGCCTCAATAAATGGCTGCGAGCCCATGGTTTTGTGGTAGAAGAAATTCCATACGCCGAAATCGCCAAGCAAGAAGGATTGTTGCGCTGTTCGACCTTGCCTTTGATTAGAGAATAGAAATAATTGTTTCAGGTTTAAAGTTTCAAGTTGCTCAACCTGGAACTTTAGACCTGAAACTTTAAACTAAATAAAATGAACCAAACTACCAACTCCGTCTTGATGATTCGTCCCGTGGCGTTCCGAATGAACGAACAAACGGCCGTAAACAATTATTACCAACAAGTGCTGGATACTTTATCGCCAGCAACCGTGAACGCCAAAGCGCAAGAAGAGTTTGATGCCTTCGTGACTAAATTGCGAATTGTGGGCGTCAATGTCATTGTTGTTGACGACAGTCCGTCTCCAGACACGCCCGACAGTATTTTTCCGAACAACTGGATTTCCTTCCACGAAAACGGTGACGTGGTTTTGTACCCCATGTTTGCCGAGAACCGTCGTGGGGAACGTCGCGACGATGTTTTGGATATTCTGGAAGACCATGGTTTTGTCATCAACGAAATCATGGATTACACTTCTGCCGAAGAAGACGGTTTTTATCTCGAAGGTACCGGCAGCGTTGTTTTGGACCGGGAAAACGGCAAAGCCTATTGCGCCTTGTCGCCTCGTGCCGATGAAGAGCTGTTCATTGAATTCTGTGAAGATTTTGAGTATTCTCCAGTGATTTTCGAAGCCTTCCAAACCGTGAATGGAGAACGAAAATTGATTTACCACACCAACGTGATGCTGTGCATAGGGGATACCTTTGCCGTGATTTGTGCCGAAAGCATCGACGACAAGAAAGAAAGAAAAATGGTTTTGGACAGTTTGAGAGGCGACGGAAAGGAAATTATCCTGATCAGCGAAGCCCAAGTCAACTGTTTTGCCGGGAATATGCTTGAAGTCCTTGGGACGGATGACAGACGGTATTTGGTGATGAGCAGTTCGGCCTATCAAAGCCTGACCAAAAAGCAAATTGCCCAACTCGAAGAACACCTGACTATTTTGAGTTCCAGTCTGGATACCATCGAAGCCTGCGGTGGAGGTAGTGCCCGATGCATGCTGGCGGAGGTTTTCTTGCCGAAAGAGGAGGAATAGTCGCGGTTGGTAAGTGTTGTTGGATTGATTGATGGCGTGGTTGATTTGAGCAATGGATAGGAGTAATAGCGGTGATCAATAGATTGGAGCAACTTAGATGAGCAATGGATGTGATTTCTCCCGTTGGTCGAAATGACACGGGAGGGATGGGAGTAATGGAAGGGAGCTAAGGATTGGAGCAACTTAGGTGAGCAATGGATGTGATTTCTCCCGTTGGTCGAAATGACACGGGGAGGGATGGGAGTAATGCAAGGAGCAATTTAGGTGAGCAATGGATGTGAGCGATAGTCGTGAGCAATAGATGTGAGCAACTTAGGTGAGCAACTTAGGTGAGCAACTTAGGTGAGCAATGGATGTGATTTCTCCCGTTGGTCGAAATGACACGGGAGGGATGGGAGTGATAGCCGTGAGCAACAGATTGGAGCAACAGATTGGAGCAACTTAGGTGAGCAATGGATGTGATTTCTCTCGTTGGTCGAAATGACACGGGAGGGGGGCAATGGATGGGAGCAACTAAGGTGAGCAATGGATGTGAGCAACAAAGGTGAGCAATGGATGTGATTTCTCCCGCTGGTCGAAATGACACGGGGAGGGATGGGAGTGATAGCCGTGAGCAACAGATTGGAGCAACAGATTGGAGCAACTTAGGTGAGCAATGGATGTGATTTCTCCCGTTGGTCGAAATGACACGGGGAGGGATGGGAGTGATAGCCGTGAGCAACAGATTGGAGCAACAGATTGGAGCAACTTAGGTGAGCAATGGATGTGATTTCTCCCGTTGGTCGAAATGACACGAAAAAATCAAATGACACGAAATAATGAAATGACACGGAAGAAGGGAATGACACAGGAAAAGAGGAATGACAAGAGAAATGAAATATTGGAGTGGAGAGTGATTGATTGGAGCAATGGATGTGAGCGATAGTCGTGAGCAATAGATGTGAGCAACTTAGGTGAGCAATGGATGTGATTTCTCCCGTTGGTCGAAATGACACGGGAGGGAGGGAGCAATGGAAGGAGCAACTTAGGTGAGCAATGGGATGTGGGCAATGGATGGGAGCAACTAAGGTGAGCAATGGATGTGATTTCTCCCGTTGGTCGAAATGACACGGGGAGGGATGGGAGTGATAGCCGTGAGCAACAGATTGGAGCAACAGATTGGAGCAACTTAGGTGAGCAATGGATGTGATTTCTCCCGTTGGTCGAAATGACACGGGGAGGGATGGGAGTGATAGCCGTGAGCAACAGATTGGAGCAACTTAGGTGAGCAATGGATGTGATTTCTCCCGTTGGTCGAAATGACACGAAAAAATCAAATGACACGAAATAATGAAATGACACGGAAGAAGGGAATGACACAGGAAAAGAGGAATGACAAGAGAAATGAAATATTGGAGTGGAGAGTGATTGATTGGAGCAATGGATGTGAGCGATAGTCGTGAGCAATAGATGTGAGCAACTTAGGTGAGCAATGGATGTGATTTCTCCCGTTGGTCGAAATGACACGAAAAAATCAAATGACACGAAAAAATCAAATGACACGGAAGAAGGGAATGACACAGGAAGAAGGGAATGACACGAAAAAACAAATGACACGAAATAATGAAATTACACGGGAAAAGAGGAATGACACGAAATAATGAAATTTTATAATCCATGTCTTTAGGGCAAATTGTTGGTGCCTGTTTGGATTTATGATTCGTGGACAAAGTTGTGTGGGCCAGGTTTGTGGTAGTGTAGTTTTTTGTACTTTTGTGGAATGAAAAATAAAAAAACATTGGTTCTCGGTGCGAGCACGAAACCAGATAGATATGCCTATATGGCCATCACCAAGCTTGTTGAAAAAGGACACCCGGTTCTTGCCATTGGGCAAAATGCGGGCGAAGTGGCGGGAGTGAAAATTCAAACCAAGGCCATTCCCCTCAAAAATATTGACACGGTTACTTTGTATTTGAACCCGGCTCGCCAACGTGATTACTACAATTACATCGTGGAAGCGAAACCCAAACGCGTAATTTTTAATCCCGGCACCGAAAACCCGGAGTTCTACCAGTTGCTGCAATTGAATGACATCAAGGTAGAAGTGGCATGCACCTTGGTGCTGTTGACCACAAGCCAGTATTAGTTCAATGTTTTTAGAGAAAAACAAGGCTTTAATCTAAAAGGGCGTTTCTTTTATTTTCGAATCAAGTGCCGACGGGTTTTTGGAGTGTTTCTAATCCATAAAAGTTTCCTTTTTTTTAAGTATTGGACGTCCCTGCGATTTCCGAGCGGGTATTTTTTTTTATAAAAACACATGCAAATGAGGAAAGCCGTAAAGAAGTGGTTTTTTTTGGTTGCACTTTTGTCCCTTTTTTAAAAGGATGGAATGAAATTTTAAATTGTGGATTCTGAGAACTCGACAATCAAGACAATTCAAGTGGTTTATGGAGGTGTTGGATCCGAGCTTGTTTAATTGCCAACTTTTATGTTATTTTTTGTAAGTAATAGTAGGTTTGGGTTTCAAAACCGATGCTACTTAGCTATATTTGCAAACTGAAATTTCATCCTTTTTCTGATCACTACCCGTGAGTTGGAAGGGCGAAGCCGTTGAGTATGGTGCGGGTTTTTGGATAGTCGTCTAAATTGGAGGGTTTTATCCTGTAAATAAAAAAAACAATTCCTACTTGTTAAATTAATAAATTAAGAATTTTATGGATAAAAATAGTAAAATTTACATAGCAGGCCACAACGGCATGGTGGGTTCCGCCATCTGGAGAACACTTTCGGCCAAAGGATACACCAATTTGATTGGAGCATCGAGTTCGTTATTGGATTTGAGAAACCAACAAGCCGTAAAAGCGTATTTTGCCCAAGAAAAGCCGGAAGTTGTTATTGACGCCGCGGCTCGAGTGGGGGGTATTTTGGCCAACAATGATTATCCCTATCAATTTATCATGGAAAACATGCAGATCCAGAACAACCTGATTGATTCGGCTTTGCAGGCAGGAATTGAAAAGTTTATCTTTTTGGGCAGTTCCTGCATTTATCCCAAATTGGCTCCCCAACCCCTGAAAGAAGACTACTTGCTTACGGGCGATTTGGAACCTACCAATGAATGGTATGCCATCGCCAAGATTACGGGGGTAAAAGCCTGTCAAGCGATTCGCAAACAATTTGGAAAGGACTATGTGAGTTTGATGCCCACGAATTTGTACGGAACACAAGATAATTTTGATTTGAATACCTCGCACGTTTTGCCGGCGATGATGCGTAAATTCCACGAAGCAAAGGAAAACAACAATGCTCCCGTTACCCTTTGGGGAAGCGGCAGACCGATGCGGGAATTTCTTTTTGTGGATGACATGGCCGAAGCGGTAGTCTTTGCCTTGGAAAACTGCTTGCCGGATTATTTATACAATATAGGGACAGGAACGGATTTGACCATCCAACAATTGGCCGAAACCCTCCAGAAAATAACGGGCCATCAAGGTGAAATTATCTGGGATTCGTCCAAGCCGGACGGAACACCAAGAAAATTATTGGATGTGACCAAAATGCACGAGTTGGGATGGAAACACAAAGTGGAGTTGGAGGAAGGAATCCAGAAGACTTATGACTGGTTTTTGGAGAACGTGAATGCGTTTAAGGAAGTGAAGATGTAGAGGAAGGGTTTTAACTGTTTAATCGTATAGTATCACTTTGTCATTTCGACGAAGGAGAAATCACATAACGAGAGCAGTTAACGAGAGCACCAAAAGTGAGCACATAACGAGAGCAACTTAGATGAGCAACTGATGTGAGCAACTGATGTGAGCAATGGATGTGATTTCTCCCGCTGGTCGAAATGACACGGGAGGGTAGGGAGCAATGGAAGGGAGCAACTTAGATGAGCAATGGATGTGATTTCTCCCGTTGGTCGAAATGACACGGGAGGGTAGGGAGCAATGGTAGGGAGCAACTTAGATGAGCAATGGATGTGATTTCTCCCGTTGGTCGAAATGACACGGGAGGGTAGGGAGCAATGGATGTGAGCTAAGGATTGGAGCAACTTAGATGAGCAATGGATGTGAGCAATGGATGTGATTTCTCCCGTTGGTCGAAATGACAAGGGGAAGGAGCAACTTAGATGAGCAACTGATGCGAGCAATGGATGTGATTTCTCCCGTTGGTCGAAATGACACGGGAAAAAACAAATGACACGGGAAATAACAAATAACACGGAAGGTTAGGAAGCAATGGAAGGGAGCAACTTAGATGAGCAATGGATGTGAGCAACTTAGGTGAGCAATGGAAGGGAGCAACGAAGGTGAGCAACGAAGGTGAGCAATGGATGTGATTTCTCCCGTTGGTCGAAATGACAAGGGGAAGGAGCAACTTAGATGAGCAACTGATGTGAGCAATGGATGTGATTTCTCCCGTTGGTCGAAATGACAAAAAAAAAATGACTTAATGATTTAACGATTTGCTTGCAATCACTTAAATAATACTATATTACCGAGCTTAACTGCTTTTGGCTCGCCATAACAATTAAAATAATATGAGCAATACTAAACAAAAAACAGCCCTAGTTACAGGGATTACGGGTCAAGACGGGTCTTATTTGGCCGAATTATTATTAGAGAAAGGCTATATGGTGCATGGGGTGAAGCGAAGGGCTTCTTCTTTCAATACCCAGCGCATTGACCATTTGTATGTGGATCAACACGAGAATCACGTTAATTTTAAATTGCATTATGGCGATTTGACCGATTCGACGAATATCATCCGAATCATACAGGAAGTGCAACCCGACGAAATATACAATCTTGGGGCGATGTCGCACGTAAAGGTTTCTTTTGATTCTCCGGAATATGTGGCCAATGTGGACGGCATAGGCACTTTGAGAATATTGGAGGCCGTACGAATTCTTGGTCTTGAAAAGAAAACGAGAATCTACCAAGCTTCGACTTCTGAATTGTACGGAGGTTTGGCAGAAAACAAGAATGCAGCAGGGTTTTATGACGAGAATTCGCCGTTCTATCCGCGTTCGCCTTATGGGGTGGCCAAAATATACGGCTTCTGGATTACCAAAAACTACCGCGAAGCTTATGACATCTATGCTTGCAACGGCATCTTGTTCAACCACGAATCGCCAAGAAGAGGGGAGACTTTTGTAACCCGCAAGATTACGATGGCCACCGCAGCCATTGCTCTAGGGAAACAAGATTGTTTGTACCTAGGAAATTTGAATTCTCAAAGAGATTGGGGACACGCCAAAGATTACGTGGAAGCGATGTGGAGAATCCTGCAACAGGACAAGGCGGAAGACTACGTGATTGCCACGGGAGTAACCACTTATATTCGTGATTTTGTTCGTTACTCTTTTGCCGAAATAGGAGTGGAATTGGCTTTCGAAGGTGAAAATGAAAACGAGATTGCCAAAATAGCCGCTTGCAACAACCCTGAATACCAATTGCCAATAGGTACCGTAGTGGTACGAGTGGATCCACAATATTACCGTCCAACAGAAGTTGATTTGTTGATTGGCGATCCAAGCAAGTCCAAGAAATTGGGTTGGGTTCCACAATATGACCTGGCCGGATTGGTTAAAGAGATGGTGGCTAGTGATTTGGAGATTTTGAAGAGAGCTCGAGGTTAGAAGTACGAGGTACGAGGTACGAAGTTGGAAGAGGGAAGTTGGAAGTTAGAAGAAGTTTAAAGGTTTAAGATTGTTTAAAGGTTTAAGATTGTTTAAAGGTTTAATCGTTTGTAAATAATCCGTTAACCCAAAAATTAGCTGTTACCATCGATTGATTGACTTTTATTTTTAGTCCCCTTTTTCAAGATTTTTGTTTGTGGCTCTCGTTGGTTGTCAATTGCAATGGGTACGAAGTTGGAAGAGGGAAGTTGGAAGAGGGAAGTTGGAAGAGGGAACAGGAAGAGGTTATAAAGGGTTTTCTGGTCTTTTTTTGATTTGAATCCGTAAAAGTTGTATTATTTTGTTATTTATTCGTTTTATTATGATTTCAATACTCTAAATATCGTTTTTGATAGCTAGAGTAAGCAAAAAAATATTATTTTTGCTATCCAAAGGAAGCAATTATGAAGGAATTACAAGAAAAATATATTCGTAAGATTGATGCCACTCCAATGGATTTCACCAGAAGTTTAATGGAAACGATTCGTTGGGAGGCACGACTCATAGGGATAAAAGGAGCGAGAGGAGTAGGCAAGACGACCTTGATTTTACAATACATCAAAAAAAACATACCTATTGATCAATCTAGTTTATATGTTAGTTTGGACAATATCTGGTTTGCAGACAATACGATTAGTTCCTTGGTCGACCAATTTGTAAAACAAGGAGGTAAATTCCTTTTTTTGGATGAAGTGCATAAATATCCCAATTGGTCGCAGGAATTAAAAAATATCTACGACGATTATCCTGAACTTAAAATTGTTTTTACCGCTTCCTCATTATTGGAAATTCTCAATGCGAGAGCCGATCTAAGTAGGCGTGCCATAGTCTATACCATGCAAGGCTTGTCCTATCGCGAATACTTAAATTTAAAATTGGGATTGCAGTTGCCTGTTTACAGCTTAAAAGATATTCTTGAAAGGCATACCGATATTGGCAGGGAAATTAATTCGCAAATACGACCGTTACAGAATTTTTCAGCGTATTTACAACAAGGTTATTTTCCTTTTTTTCAGGAAGTTCCAGAACTCTATTTTCAGAGGGTAGAAGAAATCATAAACCTGATTCTAGAAATAGAATTGCCATTGTTGCGAAAAGTGGATGTAGCCTATGTATCTAAATTAAAACAATTGTTGCAAATCATTTCGGAATCAGTGCCTTTTGTTCCCAATGTCACCAAACTGAGCGAGCGTATTGGGGTAAACAGGAACACTTTTGTGAGTTATTTGTATTTTTTAGAGGAAGCCCATATTACCAGAAACTTATATAAAGATGCCAAGGGGATTACGCAATTGCAAAAGCCCAACAAAATATTTTTGGAAAACACCAATTTGCAATATGCGCTATCACCCAACCACGCTAATATAGGCAATGTAAGGGAAACCTTTTTTTTAAATCAATTAAGCGTGAAGCATATTCTAGAATATATTGATGGAACTGATTTTTTGGTAGATCACCTATATCAATTTGAAGTGGGTGGCAAGTCCAAAAGCAAGCGACAAATTAGGAATCAAGATAACAGCTATCTTGTGGTAGATGATGTTGAATACGGAATGGGAAACACCATACCGCTTTGGTTGTTTGGTTTTTTGTATTGATTTGGTTAGGGGAAGTTTACTATTGTTTAAAGGTTTAAGATTGTTTAAAAGTTTACCATTGTTTAAAGGTTTAAAATTGTTTAAAGGTTTAATCGTTTGCAAATAATCCGTTAACCCAAAAATTAGCTGTTACCATCGATTGATTGACTTTTATTTTTAGTCCCCTTTTTCAAGACTTTTGTTTGTGGCTCTCGTTGGTTGTCAATTGCAGTGGGGACGAAGTTGGAGGTACGAGGTACGAAGTTGGAAGTACGAGGTACGAGGTTGGAAGAGGGAAGTTAGAAGTTGGAAGAGGGAAGTTTGAAAGTTTAAGATTGTTTAAAGGTTTAATTGGTTAATTGTTTAAAAAGTATTACAAATTAGAATGTTTAGAATAAATCTGAAAAACGATATTCATTTTTCTTGTGCTTCAGGAGATACCCTTTTGGATGGAGCCCAAAAGCAAAGCATTGTCCTAGATTACAGTTGTAAAACGGGTCGTTGCCAGTCTTGCAAGGCAAAGGTTGTCAAAGGGACTTCAGTAGCCAAGATGGAAGAAACGGGACTTAGTGCGGAGGAAAAATCAAGAGGCTATATCTTGACATGTGTTCGAACCCCGACATCTGATTTAACACTGGATGTCGAAGATTTGAGTGCGTATTCGCTGGAGAAGGTGAAAACAGTTCCGTCCAAAATAGATTTCATTTCCAAGATTTCCTCCAACGTCATGGAGTTGCATTTACGAATTCCGCCCAATGCATCATTCAACTATTTATCGGGTCAATACATCAATATTATTAAAGGCGACTACAAAAGGAGCTATTCCATTGCGAACACAAGTTCCGCCTCCAATCTAGTTTTTTTTATCAAGAATTATGAAGGGGGCCGGTTTAGCCACTATTTGTTTAATGAAGCTAAAGTGAATGACTTGTTGCGAATTGAAGGGCCTATAGGTACTTTTTTTTACAGGAAAACCAATAAAAAGAATGTTGTTTTTTTGGCAACGGGAACAGGCATCGCTCCTGTCAAGGCCCTATTGGAACAAATGGATGAAAATGGTAGTGAGTTCATTGACAAAAACATCTATTTGTTTTTTGGTGGCCGAACGGAAGAAGATTTGTTTTGGAAGCCCGATTTAAAAAATATAAAGGTTCGTTTTGTTCCAGTATTGAGTAGAAGCCATGCTGATTGGAAAGGAGCAAAAGGCCATGTTCAAGAGGCTGTTCTTTCCGAAGAAATTGATTTGGCAGACAGTGTTCTGTATGCTTGCGGTTCCGAAAACATGATCAAGGATTCCAGGGAGTTAGCAATAGCAAATGGATTGTCGGAGGATGCGTTTTATTCGGATGCTTTTATAAGTAGTTAGACCTCACCCCCAGCCCCTCTCCAGAGGAGAGGGGAGCCAGATTAATCGGTTAATCGGTTAGTCGGTTAAAAATAATAGGACGGTACTGAAGCACTAATTGTTCTTTGAAGTGATGCTTATAAGTAGTTAGACCTCACCCCCAGCCCCTCTCCAGAGGAGAGGGGAGCCAGAGACAATGAAAATTTTTTGTCAAAACGGATTAACTTATAGCCATTTAATTCGATAAAAAATAGATTAGTATGTTAACAATAGGCATTAAATAAACATAAATTTATGAAAGCAGTCATTCTTGCAGGAGGTTTAGGTACGCGATTAAGTGAAGAAACGGTTTCCAAACCCAAACCCATGGTGGAAATTGGAGGCAAACCCATTTTATGGCACATAATGAAAACCTATTCCCATTACGGCATCAATGATTTCATCATTTGTTGTGGTTACAAAGGTTATGTGATCAAGGAATATTTTGCCAATTATTTTTTGCACCAATCGGATGTTACTTTCAACATGAAAGACAACAAAATGGTGGTGCATGAAGAAAGAGCCGAGCCATGGACTGTTACATTAGTCGATACGGGTGATGATTCGATGACTGGAGGAAGATTGAAAAGAGTAGCACAATATTTAAAAGACGAAGAAAGTTTTTGCTTTACTTATGGTGATGGTGTTGCCGATGTTGATATTGCCGCATTGTTGGCCTTTCACAAAGCCCATGGAAAAGACGCCAGCTTAACCGCCACTTATCCACCGGGACGATTTGGTGCCCTGGATATCGTTGACAATGAGGTGCGACAGTTTCAGGAAAAACCAAGAGGTGACGGTGCCTTGATAAACGGCGGTTTTTTCGTGTTGTCCCCTAAAGTCATCGACAGAATTAGTGGAGACGATACCGTTTGGGAACAAGGGCCTTTAAAAGGATTGGCTTCAGACAACCAATTAATGGCTTTCAAACATGAGGGCTTCTGGCAACCCATGGACACTTTGAGAGACAAGGTTCATTTGGAAGAATTATGGGATACTAATCAAGCACCCTGGAAGTTATGGAAAGACTAAAAGGAAAAGTAAATCCTTCTTTTTGGAAAGACAAGAAGGTTTTTTTAACCGGGCATACCGGTTTTAAAGGGAGTTGGTTGTCACTTTGGTTACAATCGATGGGAGCCGTGGTTAAAGGGTATTCTTTGGCTCCACCCACAAATCCCTCCCTGTTTTTGGTAGCGGATGTCGCCAAGAACATGGAATCCCAACTAGGGGATATTAGAGATTTGGAGCCATTAAAGAAAAGCATGCTGGACTTCAATCCCGACATCTTGATTCACATGGCTGCCCAGCCTTTGGTGCGGCTGTCTTATGTCGAACCCGTGGATACTTATACCACCAATGTTATAGGCACCGTGAATGTGCTGGAGGCTGCCAGATCGTGTCCTAATTTGAAGGCGATTGTATCGGTTACTACCGACAAGTGCTATGAAAACAAGGAATGGGCTTGGGGATACCGAGAAAATGAACCCATGGGCGGTCATGATCCTTACAGCAGCAGTAAAGGTTGCGCCGAACTAGTTTCATCAGCATATAAAAATTCCTTTTTTAACACCAAAGATACCGCTGCATTGGCTACAGCCAGAGCGGGGAACGTGATTGGCGGTGGCGATTGGGCAGATGATCGATTGATACCTGATATTCTCAAAGCATTTGAAAATTCGAAATCGGTTATAGTTCGTAATCCTTTATCCACAAGGCCTTGGCAGCATGTATTGGAACCCCTGTCCGGTTATTTGGTTTTGGCGGAACATTTGTATAATTACGGTCAAGAATATGCCGAAGCCTGGAATTTTGGTCCCAAAGAAGAAGATTGCAAACCCGTGAATTGGATTTTGGATCAAATGGTGTCCACTTGGGGCGAAGGTGCCGGTTGGGAATTGGACCCAAACAACCATCCCCACGAGGCCGGCTTTTTGAAATTGGATTGTTCCAAGGCAGCAACCAGACTGCATTGGCATCCT comes from the Flavobacterium limnophilum genome and includes:
- a CDS encoding citrate synthase — translated: MSKTATLEIEGKKYELPIFIGTENEMSIDISKLRDLSGAITLDQGYKNTGACKSEITFLDGEEGILHYRGYSIEELADKAGFLEVCFLLIFGELPTVAQLEEFEAHIRKYTLVNEEMKSIIDGFPTTAHPMGVLSALTSALIAFNPKAVNPEHEDELYEAVCKLMGKFLVIASWTYRKSLGYPLNYYDNTIGYVENFMQLMFKLPTEPYKANPVIVEALDKLFILHADHEQNCSTSTVRMVGSSHAGLFASVSAGISALWGPLHGGANQAVLEMLEEIQNNGGDADKYIAKAKDKNDPFRLMGFGHRVYKNFDPRARIIKKAADEVLNTLGVDDPILAIAKKLEKAALEDEYFVSRKLYPNVDFYSGIIYRALGIPTDMFTVMFAIGRLPGWIAQWKEMRLNKEPIGRPRQVYTGSPLRAFKEFDKR
- a CDS encoding dimethylarginine dimethylaminohydrolase family protein gives rise to the protein MLELNINNETSRLRAVVLGSASSNGPTPKREEAYDPKSLEHILAGTYPKEADMVLEMEAFHRVLCHYGVSVFRPEPIENYNQIFVRDIGFVIGDVFVKSNILPDRERELDAIQYIIDQIDPKKVVRPPEAVHIEGGDVMLWKDYIFIGTYKGSDYKDYITARTNQEGVRYIKELFPDKKVKEFDLIKSKIDARDNALHLDCCFQPVGENKAIIYKRGFREEADYLFLVHLFGAENLFHITRKEMYDMNSNVFSIATDVVVSERKFKRLNKWLRAHGFVVEEIPYAEIAKQEGLLRCSTLPLIRE
- the ctlX gene encoding citrulline utilization hydrolase CtlX, with the protein product MNQTTNSVLMIRPVAFRMNEQTAVNNYYQQVLDTLSPATVNAKAQEEFDAFVTKLRIVGVNVIVVDDSPSPDTPDSIFPNNWISFHENGDVVLYPMFAENRRGERRDDVLDILEDHGFVINEIMDYTSAEEDGFYLEGTGSVVLDRENGKAYCALSPRADEELFIEFCEDFEYSPVIFEAFQTVNGERKLIYHTNVMLCIGDTFAVICAESIDDKKERKMVLDSLRGDGKEIILISEAQVNCFAGNMLEVLGTDDRRYLVMSSSAYQSLTKKQIAQLEEHLTILSSSLDTIEACGGGSARCMLAEVFLPKEEE
- a CDS encoding CoA-binding protein, which codes for MKNKKTLVLGASTKPDRYAYMAITKLVEKGHPVLAIGQNAGEVAGVKIQTKAIPLKNIDTVTLYLNPARQRDYYNYIVEAKPKRVIFNPGTENPEFYQLLQLNDIKVEVACTLVLLTTSQY
- a CDS encoding GDP-L-fucose synthase family protein, translated to MDKNSKIYIAGHNGMVGSAIWRTLSAKGYTNLIGASSSLLDLRNQQAVKAYFAQEKPEVVIDAAARVGGILANNDYPYQFIMENMQIQNNLIDSALQAGIEKFIFLGSSCIYPKLAPQPLKEDYLLTGDLEPTNEWYAIAKITGVKACQAIRKQFGKDYVSLMPTNLYGTQDNFDLNTSHVLPAMMRKFHEAKENNNAPVTLWGSGRPMREFLFVDDMAEAVVFALENCLPDYLYNIGTGTDLTIQQLAETLQKITGHQGEIIWDSSKPDGTPRKLLDVTKMHELGWKHKVELEEGIQKTYDWFLENVNAFKEVKM
- the gmd gene encoding GDP-mannose 4,6-dehydratase encodes the protein MSNTKQKTALVTGITGQDGSYLAELLLEKGYMVHGVKRRASSFNTQRIDHLYVDQHENHVNFKLHYGDLTDSTNIIRIIQEVQPDEIYNLGAMSHVKVSFDSPEYVANVDGIGTLRILEAVRILGLEKKTRIYQASTSELYGGLAENKNAAGFYDENSPFYPRSPYGVAKIYGFWITKNYREAYDIYACNGILFNHESPRRGETFVTRKITMATAAIALGKQDCLYLGNLNSQRDWGHAKDYVEAMWRILQQDKAEDYVIATGVTTYIRDFVRYSFAEIGVELAFEGENENEIAKIAACNNPEYQLPIGTVVVRVDPQYYRPTEVDLLIGDPSKSKKLGWVPQYDLAGLVKEMVASDLEILKRARG